The Salvelinus alpinus chromosome 3, SLU_Salpinus.1, whole genome shotgun sequence genome segment gattaaacagcatgatcattacacaggtgcaccttgtgctagggacaataaaaggccatatgcagttttgttacacaacacaatgccacagatgtctcaagttttgagggagtgtgcaattggcatgatgactgcaggaatttctaccagagctgttgccagatatttgaatgttaatttctctaccataagctgcctccgtcattttagagaatttggcagtatgtcctcccggcctcacaaccacagaccacgtgtaaccacgccagcccagtacctccacatccggcttcttcacctgcaggattggtTGGGGGGGTGctaaggagtatttctgtctgtaataaagcccttttgtgggggaaaaccgattctgattggctggacctggcttTCTAGTTGgttggcctatgccctccaaggcccacccatggctgcacccctgcccagtcatgtcaaatccatagattagggcctaatttcctcatatgaactgtaactcagtaaaatctttgaaattgttgcatgttgcgtttatattttatgTTCAGGATAATTATTTAAATCTATAATATAGTCATGTTCTAGCAATTTaacaatgctctctctctcaacaatTTAGCTATTGGTAGTTTTTCTATTTAGCATTCGTGCTAGTGTATTATATGCTGGTCGGCATGAACAGTACCTTCATTACTAAATGGCATGTCAGTCAGCAACATTAGAAGAAATTAAAATCAACTGTAGGCTACGCTGAAAAAGCTGTCCCTAATCAGACACACTACGGCATGTCACGCTAACTGAAACTGATACAGGTGTCATGGGTTGTCAGGTTGTGGACACAGATTGTGTGTTCCTGCCTGCCACAGACACTTTGTCATGAGGCTGAGGCACCACTAGTTACAGCCATGCACATGGTGACATATCCAATGAGGGCAGGATTTTCCTTCTCTTGGCTATGACTATGCCCTTGTCAACCCTCTACacgcttagaaaaaagggttattcggctgtccccataggagaaccctttttggttccaggtagaacccttttcggtttaaggtagaacccttttgggttccatgtagaaccctctgtggaaagggttctacctggaacgaaAAAAGGTGTTTCAAAGGATTCTCCtatgggacagccaaataacccttttaggttctagatggcacctttttttctaagtgtacTCAAAGACCTTTTCACAAGGAGGGCTATTGAGTTGAGCTTGCCCATTCTCGGTTCTACTTGTTATCAGGTCGTGCCAtgaacccccctctcctctccattcctccctgcAGGATGAGTTTGACAAGCTGCGTCCGCTCTGCTACACCAACGCAGACATCTTCCTGCTGTGCTTCAGTGTCGTCAGCCCCTCCTCCTTCCAGAACGTAACAGAGAAATGGGTGCCAGAGATTCGCCGGCACTGCCCGCAGGCACCGGTGGTTCTGGTGGGCACCCAGTCAGACCTGCGGGAGGATGTTAATGTTCTGATTGAGCTGGCCAAGTACAAAGAGAGGCCTGTGGTGCCCCAGGAGGCCCAGCAGTGTGCCGAGGACATGAGGGCCGTGTCATACATGGAGTGCTCATCACTCACCCAGAAGAATCTCAAAGAGGTGTTTGACGCAGCCATCGTGGCCAGCATCCAGCACTCTGAcagtcagcagcagcagcatcaactGACAAAACGGACTCCAGACAAGATGAAGAAGCTTTCTAAGTCATGGTGGAAGAAGTACTGTTGCGTGGTTTAgcctctatctgtgtgtgtgacaggacGGATGCATAGGTTCCAATTTTGCTTCCATGTCAGCACGTTAACAGACTTCAGGGGCAGTAAGGAAAACAGTGACTGGAATATGGACGAAGGTCTGGTCTGAAGTATCTGAGTTATGTGTAGGTTAGGCCTCAAT includes the following:
- the LOC139571414 gene encoding rho-related GTP-binding protein RhoU-like, translated to MPPQDDGDYKPVAVSAAVPPVPPPRVRSRESFSGSKCRPGGGERKVKCVLVGDGAVGKTSLIVSYTTNGYPTKYVPTAFDNFSAVVAVDGKPVKLQLCDTAGQDEFDKLRPLCYTNADIFLLCFSVVSPSSFQNVTEKWVPEIRRHCPQAPVVLVGTQSDLREDVNVLIELAKYKERPVVPQEAQQCAEDMRAVSYMECSSLTQKNLKEVFDAAIVASIQHSDSQQQQHQLTKRTPDKMKKLSKSWWKKYCCVV